The genomic DNA TTCAAGGCGCGCGGCGCGCTGAACTTCACCTCCGCCCACGCCGCCGCCGGCACCATGCCCGACGCCGGCGTGCTCATCGCCTCCGGCGGCAACGCCGGCCTGGCCTGCGCCTGGGCCGCCGCCCGGCACGGTGTCCCCGCGCACGTCTTCCTGCCCGCCACCGCACCGGAGTTCAAGGTCGAGCGGCTACGCGGCCTGGGCGCCGACGTCCGGCTGACGGGCCGCACGTACGGCGAGGCGCTGGCCGCGTCGCGCGCGATGGCCGCGAAGACCGGCGCGCTCGTCTCGCACGCCTACGACCACCCGCTGATCTCCGCGGGTGCCGGGACGCTGCTGCCGGAGATCGCCGCGGCGGTGCCCGGCGGCGTCGACACCGTCGTCGTCGCGGTCGGCGGCGGCGGGCTGTACGCGGGCGTGGCGGCGGCCGCGGCGCAGCGGGGGATCGGCGTCGTCGCCGTCGAGCCGGAGAACTGCCGC from Streptomyces sp. CMB-StM0423 includes the following:
- a CDS encoding serine/threonine dehydratase, which produces MTDQPISHEDVHAAAQRIAGGVRPVAVAPAGPGVAPDAEVWFALEFLQHTGSFKARGALNFTSAHAAAGTMPDAGVLIASGGNAGLACAWAAARHGVPAHVFLPATAPEFKVERLRGLGADVRLTGRTYGEALAASRAMAAKTGALVSHAYDHPLISAGAGTLLPEIAAAVPGGVDTVVVAVGGGGLYAGVAAAAAQRGIGVVAVEPENCRALHAALAAGEVVDVPVDSIAADSLGASRVSGDALAWAQRPGSTSVLVADADIAAARRRLWDEHRLVVEHAAGTALAALTTGAYKPRAGERVAVVLCGANTDPGTL